Genomic segment of bacterium:
CTGCCATGTCGAGCCGTGAACTTGTCCGGCTCTTGGAACTGGGGGGTGCTACGTTTGTGAGGCAAGGACCAACCGATCACGCCATATATAGCAGGATTGTAGGAGGACGCAGGGTAAGAAGACCCTGGATCCGATTTATTGTAAACGCGTCTTGAGGCAGCTCAAGTTTAGCGACTCTGAGATAGACTCCTTGCTTGGGAACTGAAAGCATCTTCGATATAAAGGATCTTTTCCTCATTTCGGAATCAAAGAAAACTCTCCAGATTCTAGATGCAAACCCTAAATGCACCTGTTGAGAAGACGGGCCCGTTGGTCGGAGGCTCACCCCCACAGCCTCAAGAAAGGGTTTTCCCCTGCGCTCCCTGCGTCTCTGCGCGAGCCATGGTTTTTCCCTGCCTTCCCCGCGTCTCCGCGCGAGCTAAGGGGTTTCGGTCATCCCCCCCGGGGGCCTCTGCCCTGTGGTAAATGACCTTTCAAAGAAGCCACGGCTTGACTTCCCCCGGATGAGGCGGCAAATTTTGGAAAGAGACAACCTTTCCTGAGAAACACAGAGGCATCAGCCATGGCCGAGTCCTTGAACATAGAAGAACAGATCCTCAACGGCTTAAAAGATCTTAGCGATGATGCCAAGCGAGAGGTCATTGACTTCATCGAGTTTCTTAGAATAAGAGAGGATCCTGCCTTCGTTCAGTACGTGAACAGCCGCACGACACAGGCCTCGCTGGCCAAGGCGAGAGGCGAGCCATTCACGTCCTTGGAAGAGCTACAGAAGGAGTATGCCTGACCCTTACCGTCTGGAGCTCTCCCCTGCTGCACTGAGGGACCTCAAACGCCTGCCTCGTGATGTACAAAAGAGAATCGTCCTGGATCATCTTCCGGCTATCGCCAGGGATCCTATTCTTGCATCAACGCCCTTGATTGGCGGTCTAAGAGGTGAACGTTCATACCATTTTGGCAGGAAGCCCGAGTACCGAATCATATTCTACGTAGAAGGGAATCTGGTCACAGTTACGATCATAGGTAGTCGGGAAAACATTTACAAAAGGGCCAAGAGAAGGCGCAAATGACCGCCCTGGTTGTGAGGAAACTACCGTTGCAGTTTCCCTCAGCAATTCCACGCGAGATATGCCTTTCCATCCCGCGCCTTGCGCGGGGGCGAGTGGAGCGAGAATTCACCTCGGCGAATTGTCGCGAGCCTTCGGCGCGTTCGCCCATGGCGGACCCGCGTGTTCGCCTGCAGCGAACCCGTGCCAAAAGACGCTTTTCCCCTGCGCTCCCTGCGTCCCTGCGCGAGCCATGCCTTTCCCCCTGATCCCTTTGGCGCCCTGAAATAATGATAGCGGTGGCAGCAAAACCCTCACAGAAACCCGCGGTCGAGGAGTTCTTCGAGCTATTCAAGACGCCATGGCACTACTTAGAGCAAGCGAGTTTCCATCACGATGTTGTGATCGCGACACATGGCCCGCCGGAGGTCAACTCAGCACGATTGCTTATGATCTTTGGCAAGCAAGAAATCCCATTGGACAAAGAGGCAGGTGTAAAGGTCCGTTCCTCTCAGCGCTCATCCAAGCTTCAGTACGGGCCTCAGGAACTCCCCATATATCGCGGGCTTACTCTCTTTGGAGGAAAGATCGGAAATCCCTTGGGACCTAACGCGGACGGGGCTGCCTTTGGCTATTCCATGGAGCGCGAGGGGCTGAGGATATTCAGGCTGGGCTACGACCTTTTCGATGAAGTGGCATTCTTGCTTTCCCATGGGCAGCCTCCCGAGAACGCCCACATACCCACACTGGACCTCCATATTGCCATGCTAAGGCAATGGATTGTACAGGCGGGCGTTCCTCTGGTGGAGATCCCACCCCGTCCTTTTAACTACGATTTCATAACCTGTTTGACACATGACGTAGACTTTTTGGGCATTCGGGAACATAAGCTGGATCGCTCAGTACTGGGCTTTGCCCTGCGCGTTGCCTTTCCCCTTTGGGTGCGAGACATCCACGGAAGGCTTTCATGGTCAAGGATCCTTAGGAATTGGAAAGCCCTTTTTTCCCTCCTTGCAGTTCATGCGGGCGTGTGCAATGATTTCTGGTTCGATTTGGATCGCTACCTGGATCTTGAAAAGGGGATGCCTTCCACCTTTTTCTTCATTCCCTTTAAAGGCGAGGCTGGGCTTCCCATGGACGGCGGGGACCCATGTGGCCGACGTGCGGCCAAGTATGATCTTGAGAAGTATCGGGGTTGGATCCAAACCCTTATCGAGAAAGGCCACGAAGTTGGTTTACATGGGCTTGACGCCTGGGAAAGTCAGGAAAGAGGTGCCAAGGAGCTGGATGTCATTCGGCAGGTCACAGGGCAAGATGAGGTTGGTGTGCGCATGCACTGGCTCTATTTCGATGAAAAGACGCCTCAAGTTCTCCAACAAACGGGCTTCTTATACGATTCAAGTCGAGGATACAATGACGCCATGGGTTTCCATGGAGGAACAGCACAGGTCTTCCGGCTGCCCGGCACGGATGGGCTTTACGAACTGCCTCTTACCATAATGGATACTTCGCTCTTTTACCCCGATAGGATGGGCCTAAGTGAGGCTGATGCCCTGCAACATGTGGATTTGATCATTGATGCGGTGAAGGCGAATGGGGGGGTGCTGACCATAAACTGGCACACCCGCAGCCTGAGCCCCGAGCGCAACTGGGATTCCTTTTATGAGGTGTTGCTGAGGAAATTGGGAAGTGAGCGAGTGTGGTTCGCCTCGGCAAGAGATGCCGTAAGATGGTTCAAAGTGCGAAGAAGCGTTCGTTTTGGCAACATTTCTCTGGGCATGAACTCACTCAAGGTAAAGCTCCGCGGGAAGACGGAAAAGGCCTATCCGCCCTTAGCCCTGAGGGTTTATTCTCCGTGCAAAAAGGGTATAGGGTTTGAGCAGCCTTTCCCGTATCGCCCTTACATAGACGTACCATGGTCAGGAGAGTCCGAGCTTGAACTGCCCATGTGACCAACCAAAAGGGCAATCTACTGGAAGAGCTGTCCAGGCCAGGAAATGCGTCTGTATGGTTGCATACACGGAGTATTCTACTGATGCCAGGATCCGCCGTGAAGCTGAGACCCTTGCATCACTTTCGGGATTTGATGTTCGGCTTTTGTCTTTAAGAGAAGGTCCCGCGCCCCGAGAGTATGAAAAAAATGGGGTTGTAATTCACGAGCTGCCCATTGCTAAGTATCAAGGCAAGAAGAGTACAAGGTATATCCTCTCCTACCTCAGGTTCATGCTCCTGGCCTTCTTCAAGATCAATCAGCTCCTACTTCGCGGGGCCTTAGATCTGGTCCACGTTCACAACATGCCAGATTTCTTGGTTT
This window contains:
- a CDS encoding type II toxin-antitoxin system RelE/ParE family toxin, with the protein product MPDPYRLELSPAALRDLKRLPRDVQKRIVLDHLPAIARDPILASTPLIGGLRGERSYHFGRKPEYRIIFYVEGNLVTVTIIGSRENIYKRAKRRRK